One genomic window of Gemmatimonadales bacterium includes the following:
- a CDS encoding HD domain-containing phosphohydrolase: MTQPDGGTARAPDASTEARLRQAGRGLLLELYAALRSLKLYPVENATVQKALYDLQASAEALIASEGELEVRLAGDFIFVNATRLRLELDNYASFSHLLALFRAFEIGALRVGRDIERREWQVFLSLLLSLGGRVASEDQLAELQQRLAAGGVTNLTLDRALPHQEGLQESEESRQVARRTYSQGVAVTKDVITGVRLGRTTSVKRVKRAVQMIVDQVLNNETSLMGLTTIRDYDEYTFTHSVNVCIFAIALGKKLGFSRLQLYDLGMTALLHDVGKARVPIDILNKTSGLDDREWHVMQAHPWLGALTLFGLRGYEEIPYRSILVAYEHHMKSDLSGYPRAIRNRELSLFSRIVAVADGFDAATTRRSYQTVPIEPDQVLREMWENPRRGYDTVLVKALINLIGIYPVGTCVILDTFEVALVAASNPEGTALNRPLARIAVSADGAAVPPPGQPVNLAERTAGGAYVRSIVKVTTPARYGITVGDYFV; encoded by the coding sequence GTGACCCAACCGGACGGCGGCACCGCCCGCGCCCCGGACGCCTCGACCGAGGCGCGGCTGCGCCAGGCGGGGCGCGGCCTGCTCCTCGAGCTCTATGCGGCGCTACGCAGCCTCAAGCTCTACCCGGTCGAGAACGCCACCGTACAGAAGGCGCTGTACGATCTCCAGGCCTCGGCGGAAGCGCTGATCGCCTCCGAGGGTGAGCTCGAGGTACGGCTCGCCGGCGATTTCATCTTCGTCAACGCCACCCGGCTCCGCCTCGAGCTCGATAACTACGCGTCGTTCAGCCACCTGCTCGCGCTTTTCCGCGCGTTCGAGATCGGCGCGCTCCGGGTCGGCCGCGACATCGAGCGCCGCGAGTGGCAGGTCTTCCTGAGCCTGCTGCTCAGCCTGGGCGGCCGGGTGGCGAGCGAGGACCAGCTCGCCGAGCTGCAACAGCGCCTCGCGGCGGGCGGCGTGACCAACCTCACGCTTGACCGCGCGCTGCCGCACCAGGAGGGCCTGCAGGAGTCGGAGGAGTCGCGGCAGGTGGCGCGCCGCACCTACTCGCAGGGCGTGGCGGTCACCAAGGACGTGATCACCGGCGTCCGGCTGGGCCGCACCACCAGCGTGAAGCGGGTCAAGCGCGCGGTCCAGATGATCGTGGACCAGGTGCTCAACAACGAGACCTCGCTCATGGGTCTCACCACCATCCGCGACTACGACGAGTACACCTTCACCCACTCGGTGAACGTGTGCATCTTCGCCATCGCGCTGGGCAAGAAGCTCGGCTTTTCCCGGCTGCAGCTCTACGATCTTGGCATGACGGCGCTGCTGCACGACGTCGGCAAGGCGCGGGTTCCGATCGACATCCTCAACAAGACCAGCGGTCTCGACGACCGCGAATGGCACGTGATGCAGGCGCACCCCTGGCTCGGCGCGCTCACGCTCTTCGGCCTGCGCGGCTACGAGGAGATTCCGTACCGATCGATCCTGGTGGCGTACGAGCACCACATGAAGAGCGATCTCTCGGGCTATCCCCGCGCCATTCGGAACCGAGAGCTGAGCCTCTTCTCGCGCATCGTGGCGGTGGCGGACGGCTTCGATGCGGCCACCACGCGGCGCAGCTATCAGACCGTCCCCATCGAGCCCGACCAGGTGCTCCGCGAAATGTGGGAGAACCCGCGTCGCGGCTACGACACGGTGCTGGTGAAGGCGCTGATCAATCTCATCGGCATCTACCCGGTGGGCACGTGCGTAATCCTCGACACGTTCGAGGTGGCGCTTGTCGCCGCGTCCAACCCCGAGGGCACCGCGCTCAACCGGCCGCTCGCGCGGATCGCCGTTTCGGCGGACGGCGCGGCGGTACCGCCGCCGGGCCAGCCGGTCAACCTGGCCGAGCGGACCGCGGGGGGCGCCTATGTGCGCTCGATCGTCAAGGTCACGACGCCCGCCCGCTACGGCATTACCGTCGGCGACTACTTTGTCTGA
- a CDS encoding HEAT repeat domain-containing protein has translation MTAGVPSPALLVPSQVAELLQTLVKALRAFQMYLPNNPIHQRAVQNVQAALEPVWAAVDELVLAVGETDFRWEEEVVYEQLSKSECLAWLLYKDGMRVLTIRRGAEAEELPRFLETMNRVRFLSPDAGDDLMTLLWEQEFQYIHGQFIDFLGEGDALAASMESAGAAEPPPPEVRREQVREEAPPRPKGMVDIDDFDSTLYFLDEAEINYISREVEREYARDVRLQALTSLFDLFELQSNAAARSEILDVLDMLFPNLLNKGEFRTVATVMRETRLAASRAAELSAEHRQRLHNFETQLSQPAIVAQLVQALDEAAPAAGDDDVVEVLRELRPEAVATLLGAVPKLGAAPVRALLEQAIDRLATQHPTEVLRLLREGGDETLPATIALCGRLRVQQAVPGLGETVGHADPAVRLAAVQALAEIASPGALIHIDRAVEDADRGVRLAAVRTIAARGYKGALRRVETVVLGRGVKDMDLTEKMAFFEAYGAIAGPPALPALAGLLLPRGLLKRKEPAETRACAAIALGRMRGPEARDILLRAADDKDLVVRNAVNRALREPAA, from the coding sequence GTGACGGCGGGCGTCCCATCGCCCGCGCTCCTGGTGCCGAGCCAGGTCGCGGAGCTCCTGCAGACGCTGGTGAAGGCATTGCGCGCCTTCCAGATGTATCTCCCGAACAATCCAATCCATCAGCGCGCGGTGCAGAACGTTCAGGCCGCGCTCGAGCCGGTGTGGGCCGCGGTGGATGAGCTGGTGCTCGCGGTGGGCGAGACCGACTTCCGCTGGGAGGAGGAGGTCGTCTACGAGCAGTTGAGCAAGTCCGAATGCCTCGCCTGGCTCCTGTACAAGGACGGCATGCGCGTGCTCACCATCCGCCGCGGCGCCGAGGCGGAGGAATTGCCACGCTTCCTGGAGACGATGAACCGCGTGCGCTTTCTCTCGCCCGACGCCGGCGACGACCTGATGACGCTGCTGTGGGAGCAGGAGTTCCAGTACATCCACGGGCAGTTCATCGACTTCCTCGGCGAGGGCGATGCGCTCGCGGCGTCGATGGAAAGCGCGGGCGCCGCCGAGCCGCCGCCGCCGGAGGTGCGGCGGGAGCAGGTGCGGGAAGAGGCGCCCCCGCGCCCCAAGGGCATGGTGGACATCGACGATTTCGACTCGACGCTCTACTTCCTGGATGAGGCGGAGATCAACTACATCTCCCGCGAGGTGGAGCGGGAGTACGCGCGCGACGTCCGGCTGCAGGCGCTCACCAGCCTCTTCGATCTGTTCGAGCTGCAATCCAATGCCGCGGCTCGGTCTGAAATACTGGACGTGCTCGACATGCTGTTCCCCAACCTGCTCAACAAGGGCGAGTTCCGAACGGTCGCGACGGTGATGCGCGAGACGCGGCTCGCGGCATCTCGCGCGGCCGAACTTTCGGCGGAGCACCGACAGCGGCTGCACAACTTCGAGACCCAGTTGAGTCAGCCGGCGATCGTGGCGCAACTCGTCCAGGCGCTCGACGAGGCGGCGCCCGCGGCAGGCGATGACGACGTGGTCGAGGTGCTGCGTGAGCTGCGCCCCGAGGCGGTCGCCACGCTCTTGGGCGCGGTGCCGAAGCTCGGCGCGGCGCCGGTGCGCGCGCTCCTGGAGCAGGCCATCGACCGCCTCGCCACGCAGCACCCGACTGAGGTGCTGCGTCTGCTGCGCGAGGGCGGCGACGAAACGCTCCCCGCCACGATCGCGCTCTGCGGGCGACTCCGCGTGCAGCAGGCCGTGCCGGGCCTCGGCGAGACGGTCGGGCACGCCGACCCCGCGGTGCGCCTCGCGGCGGTGCAGGCGCTGGCCGAGATCGCGAGCCCGGGCGCGCTCATCCACATCGATCGCGCCGTCGAGGATGCCGATCGCGGCGTCCGCCTCGCCGCGGTCCGGACCATCGCCGCGCGCGGCTACAAGGGCGCGCTCCGCCGGGTCGAGACCGTCGTGCTCGGGCGGGGCGTCAAGGACATGGACCTGACCGAAAAGATGGCGTTCTTCGAGGCCTACGGCGCGATTGCCGGGCCGCCGGCGCTGCCCGCGCTCGCGGGGCTTCTGCTGCCGCGCGGGCTGCTCAAGCGCAAGGAGCCGGCGGAAACCCGCGCCTGCGCCGCCATCGCGCTCGGCCGCATGCGCGGCCCCGAGGCCCGCGACATCCTGCTCCGCGCCGCGGACGACAAGGACCTCGTGGTGCGCAACGCGGTGAACCGCGCGCTGCGCGAGCCGGCGGCGTGA
- the trpB gene encoding tryptophan synthase subunit beta, whose amino-acid sequence MALAPSPERAVGGRFGPYGGRYVPETLVAALDELAALYDGLRTDRAFWDELDGLLREYVGRPTPLSAAPRLSAEVGAPVWLKREDLNHTGAHKINNTVGQALLARRMGKRRIIAETGAGQHGVATATVCARFGLECVVYMGAEDVARQRLNVYRMQLLGATVVPVESGTRTLKDATNEALRDWVTNVPTTHYIIGSVVGPDPYPRMVRDFQAVIGREARAQLLERANRLPRTIVACVGGGSNAMGIFSAFLDDRAVELVGVEAAGEGIASGHHSATLSAGSPGVLHGSLSYLLQDADGQVLPAHSVSAGLDYPGVGPEHSWLRDSGRVRYESASDREALDAFQLVARLEGIIPALETAHAFAWVMRERGRWGADEPVLVCLSGRGDKDVAHAAALLGGPR is encoded by the coding sequence GTGGCTCTCGCCCCTTCGCCTGAGCGCGCCGTCGGCGGCCGCTTCGGGCCGTACGGAGGGCGGTATGTCCCCGAGACGCTGGTCGCGGCGCTCGACGAGCTGGCCGCGCTCTACGACGGCCTGCGGACGGACCGTGCGTTCTGGGACGAGCTCGACGGGCTGCTGCGCGAGTACGTGGGACGTCCGACGCCGCTCTCGGCCGCGCCTCGCTTGAGCGCAGAGGTGGGTGCGCCGGTGTGGCTCAAGCGCGAGGACCTGAATCACACCGGCGCGCACAAGATCAACAACACCGTGGGCCAGGCGCTCCTCGCTCGGCGGATGGGGAAGCGGCGCATCATTGCCGAAACCGGCGCGGGCCAGCACGGGGTTGCCACCGCGACGGTGTGCGCCCGCTTCGGCCTCGAGTGCGTGGTGTATATGGGCGCGGAGGACGTCGCGCGCCAGCGGCTCAACGTCTACCGGATGCAGCTCCTCGGCGCGACGGTAGTGCCCGTCGAGTCGGGGACGCGCACGCTCAAGGATGCGACCAACGAAGCGCTCCGCGACTGGGTCACGAACGTGCCGACGACCCACTACATCATCGGCTCCGTGGTGGGGCCGGATCCCTACCCGCGCATGGTACGCGACTTTCAGGCGGTGATCGGACGCGAGGCGCGGGCGCAACTCCTGGAGCGCGCGAACCGGCTGCCGCGGACGATCGTGGCCTGCGTCGGCGGGGGCTCCAACGCGATGGGGATCTTTTCGGCGTTCCTCGACGACCGCGCGGTCGAGCTGGTCGGCGTCGAGGCGGCCGGAGAGGGAATAGCGAGCGGGCACCACAGTGCCACGCTGAGTGCCGGGAGCCCGGGCGTGCTCCATGGCAGCCTGAGCTATCTCCTCCAGGACGCGGACGGCCAGGTGCTGCCGGCGCATTCGGTGTCCGCGGGACTCGACTACCCCGGCGTGGGCCCCGAGCACAGTTGGTTGCGCGACAGCGGCCGCGTGCGCTACGAATCCGCCAGCGACCGCGAGGCGCTCGACGCGTTTCAGCTCGTGGCGCGGCTCGAGGGCATCATCCCCGCGCTCGAGACCGCGCACGCATTCGCGTGGGTCATGCGCGAGCGGGGCCGCTGGGGCGCCGACGAGCCGGTGCTCGTCTGCCTGAGCGGCCGGGGCGACAAGGACGTGGCGCACGCGGCCGCGCTGCTCGGAGGGCCCCGGTGA
- the trpC gene encoding indole-3-glycerol phosphate synthase TrpC produces the protein MPVTLDEILATTRRGLPGLHARGGELESAARRAPAPPSLRAALGGGSRVALVAEVKRRSPSAGVIRQDLKPPERAERYAAAGASAISVLTDEPFFGGSIDDLAAVARRVAVPVLRKDFIIDELQVLEARARGAAAVLLIVRALPAARLAALIGCAGDHGLDALVEVHTRAELERALAAGATVIGINSRDLDTFRIDVAAAWALIAAVPAELVAVAESGMASAADVARAAAAGADAVLIGTALSAAADPAALAAECTAIARRGR, from the coding sequence ATGCCGGTCACGCTCGACGAGATCCTCGCCACGACGCGCCGCGGCTTGCCGGGGCTGCACGCGCGCGGCGGCGAGCTGGAATCTGCGGCGCGACGGGCGCCGGCGCCCCCTTCGCTCCGGGCTGCGCTCGGGGGCGGCTCGCGGGTAGCGCTCGTTGCCGAGGTCAAGCGGCGATCGCCCTCGGCCGGCGTGATCCGACAGGACCTCAAACCGCCGGAGCGGGCCGAGCGCTATGCGGCGGCCGGCGCATCGGCCATCTCGGTGCTCACCGATGAGCCGTTCTTCGGCGGCTCGATCGACGATCTCGCGGCCGTCGCGCGCCGAGTGGCAGTGCCGGTGCTCCGGAAGGATTTCATCATCGACGAGTTGCAGGTACTCGAGGCCCGCGCGCGCGGCGCCGCGGCGGTGCTGCTCATCGTGCGCGCGCTGCCCGCGGCGCGGCTCGCCGCGCTGATCGGATGTGCCGGCGACCACGGTCTCGACGCGCTGGTCGAAGTTCACACGCGCGCGGAGCTCGAGAGGGCGCTCGCGGCGGGCGCCACCGTCATCGGCATCAACAGCCGCGACCTCGACACCTTCCGGATCGATGTCGCCGCCGCGTGGGCGCTCATCGCGGCGGTGCCCGCCGAGCTCGTCGCCGTGGCGGAGAGCGGCATGGCGTCCGCCGCGGACGTCGCGCGCGCCGCGGCGGCCGGCGCGGACGCGGTGCTCATCGGGACCGCGCTCTCGGCGGCAGCGGACCCGGCGGCGCTCGCGGCTGAGTGCACGGCGATCGCACGGCGTGGGCGGTGA
- the lexA gene encoding transcriptional repressor LexA, with the protein MPLTKRQSEILTYLQSHIRAEGFAPSFEEIAEQFGFQSLATVHEHLTNLERKGYIRRAYNESRAIELLPPRGTTVATEIPLLGKVAAGTPIEALMQQETLAVPDAMLPRRGPNFALKVAGNSMVDEHILDGDFVVVHGKQSAENGELVIALVNGAEATVKKFYREAGGWIRLQPANATMQPLRFHERDVLIQGVVVGVIRKY; encoded by the coding sequence ATGCCGCTCACCAAGCGTCAGAGCGAAATCCTCACGTACCTGCAAAGCCACATTCGCGCCGAGGGCTTCGCGCCGAGCTTCGAGGAAATCGCCGAGCAGTTCGGCTTTCAATCGCTCGCCACCGTTCATGAACACCTCACCAACCTCGAGCGGAAGGGCTACATCCGCCGCGCTTACAACGAGAGCCGAGCCATCGAGCTGCTCCCGCCCCGCGGCACCACCGTCGCCACCGAGATTCCGCTGCTCGGCAAGGTGGCCGCCGGCACGCCCATCGAGGCGCTGATGCAGCAGGAAACCCTCGCCGTGCCCGACGCCATGCTCCCCCGCCGCGGGCCCAACTTCGCGCTCAAGGTGGCCGGCAATTCGATGGTCGACGAGCACATCCTCGATGGCGACTTCGTCGTGGTGCACGGTAAGCAGTCCGCCGAAAATGGCGAGCTCGTGATCGCGCTCGTGAACGGCGCCGAGGCCACGGTTAAGAAGTTCTACCGCGAGGCCGGCGGTTGGATCCGGCTCCAGCCGGCCAATGCCACGATGCAGCCGCTCCGCTTCCATGAGCGCGACGTGCTGATCCAGGGCGTTGTGGTCGGCGTCATTCGGAAATACTGA
- the trpD gene encoding anthranilate phosphoribosyltransferase, which produces MTLASFPAKSALAHALRQLAAGASLTAVETAAAFGVVMRGEATPVQVAALLMGLRAKGECAEEIAGAASALRTAMVPFATDRADELVDTCGTGGGSIGTINVSTAAAFVVAGTGVPVAKHGNRSYTSRSGSADVLEALGVEIMLPPPRAVEVLREVGLVFLFAPSYHPAMRHVAPTRGELGVPTIMNLVGPLANPGGVRRQVVGVSDRARAPLVAEALRSLGAAHALVVHGLVGMDEISPCGVTLVWEVRDGRVAEWTIEPAAFGLACDDLTPLAGGVPAENAIRIERLLGGGGGSAMHRAGGIDPARAAVQLNAAAALYVAGRGLSFLEAVRCAGAALDDGRGAAALERLREAAPAVRAEADVSISE; this is translated from the coding sequence GTGACCCTGGCCTCATTTCCTGCCAAGTCCGCGTTGGCCCATGCGCTCCGGCAGTTGGCCGCCGGCGCGTCGCTCACGGCCGTCGAGACGGCGGCGGCGTTCGGCGTCGTGATGCGCGGCGAGGCGACGCCGGTGCAGGTTGCCGCGCTGCTGATGGGTCTTCGCGCCAAGGGCGAATGCGCCGAAGAGATTGCCGGCGCTGCCAGTGCGCTGCGCACCGCGATGGTGCCGTTCGCGACCGACCGCGCCGACGAGCTGGTCGATACCTGCGGTACCGGCGGCGGCAGCATCGGAACGATCAACGTGTCGACTGCGGCGGCCTTCGTGGTGGCCGGCACCGGGGTACCCGTGGCAAAGCATGGCAATCGGAGCTACACCTCGCGCTCCGGCTCAGCGGACGTACTGGAAGCTCTCGGCGTCGAAATCATGCTGCCTCCGCCGCGCGCGGTGGAGGTGCTGCGGGAGGTGGGGCTCGTCTTTCTGTTCGCGCCGAGCTATCACCCGGCAATGCGGCACGTGGCGCCTACGCGCGGCGAGTTGGGCGTTCCCACGATCATGAATCTCGTCGGACCACTGGCAAATCCTGGCGGGGTGCGGCGTCAGGTCGTCGGCGTGTCGGACCGGGCGCGAGCGCCGCTCGTGGCCGAAGCCCTCCGCAGTCTGGGCGCCGCGCATGCGCTCGTGGTGCACGGCCTCGTGGGCATGGACGAAATCAGTCCCTGCGGTGTGACCCTGGTCTGGGAGGTGCGGGACGGGCGTGTCGCCGAGTGGACGATCGAGCCCGCGGCGTTCGGACTCGCCTGCGATGATCTCACGCCCTTGGCGGGCGGCGTGCCGGCTGAGAATGCGATTCGCATCGAGCGCCTGCTCGGAGGCGGCGGAGGGAGCGCCATGCACCGTGCTGGCGGAATTGATCCGGCGCGCGCCGCCGTCCAGCTCAACGCGGCGGCGGCGCTCTATGTGGCGGGGCGGGGGCTCTCGTTCCTTGAGGCGGTGCGCTGTGCGGGTGCGGCGCTGGATGACGGGCGGGGGGCGGCGGCACTCGAGCGGCTGCGCGAAGCTGCCCCCGCGGTGCGCGCCGAGGCCGACGTCAGTATTTCCGAATGA
- the truA gene encoding tRNA pseudouridine(38-40) synthase TruA — protein MLQTFLAVLHFDGGRFVGWQRQPSGRSVQAEVEKALEQLAGQPVEAHASGRTDAGVHSIGLGVSTTLSSGWTPDALRRALNALLPSDCWVESVARMQPGFHARKSASFRRYRYDIGTDDASRSPFRRRFEWALARPLDLDLLRAATEPIRGEHQFEAFAAKGVPKRHYRCRIHLAEWEPRAGERGVRLHIEADRFLHHMVRMLVGTMADVGRGRRPPNDMAALLERHDNLDTSPPAPPEGLYFAAATYPAEWYAEPQELGAEARRVVRSA, from the coding sequence ATGCTCCAGACCTTCCTCGCGGTGCTGCACTTCGACGGCGGCCGGTTCGTGGGGTGGCAGCGCCAGCCCTCCGGACGCTCGGTGCAGGCGGAAGTGGAGAAGGCCCTGGAGCAGCTCGCCGGCCAGCCGGTTGAAGCGCACGCATCCGGCCGCACCGATGCCGGTGTGCATTCGATCGGCCTCGGCGTCAGCACCACCCTTTCCTCTGGCTGGACTCCCGACGCGCTCCGGCGCGCGCTCAACGCGCTGCTCCCCTCTGATTGCTGGGTCGAATCGGTCGCGCGAATGCAGCCCGGCTTTCACGCCCGGAAGAGTGCCTCCTTCCGCCGCTACCGTTACGACATCGGAACCGACGACGCCAGCCGCTCGCCGTTTCGGCGCCGGTTCGAGTGGGCCCTCGCGCGGCCGCTCGATCTCGACCTGCTGCGCGCAGCCACCGAGCCCATCCGGGGCGAGCACCAATTCGAGGCCTTCGCGGCCAAGGGCGTTCCCAAGCGGCATTACCGCTGCCGCATCCACCTCGCCGAATGGGAACCCCGCGCCGGAGAGCGCGGCGTCCGGCTCCACATTGAGGCGGACCGCTTCCTCCACCACATGGTGCGCATGCTCGTCGGCACGATGGCCGACGTCGGGCGCGGGCGGCGGCCCCCGAACGATATGGCGGCGCTTCTCGAGCGGCACGACAATCTCGATACCAGCCCACCCGCACCTCCGGAGGGACTCTACTTCGCCGCGGCCACGTATCCGGCCGAGTGGTATGCGGAGCCCCAGGAACTCGGCGCCGAAGCGCGGCGCGTGGTCCGCTCCGCATGA
- a CDS encoding trypsin-like peptidase domain-containing protein — MRRRVLAIAIAAAAVLGTAARSAPARQAIEQAQASAAAPPAKAALPSPSGAVPAQAAVSSSRRTALVEATERVAPAVVSIHGFSRQRVAPRTPWDMFFVPEGAERLVEDYGTGFVIRPNGIVLTNQHVVANTDRIVVTLADGTDLPARVLGEDPVTDIGVLKVDRNNLATAPLGRSTDLMIGEWVVALGNPFAYLLGNAEPTVTVGVVSATGRNILPSGEQPGLYLDMIQTDAAINPGNSGGPLTNALGEVVGVNSSIFSSSGGSIGLGFAIPIERALAVADEIIRTGKVRRAWTGLDVDGPSGMTNWKSVGGVTIASVAPGGPAARAGLRPGDVLVDVNGRRLRNYLNWEAVKLDLAVGDTVALTVRKGGATSSRRLITDDLPTVTAEKVTVLRGLQLVTVTPAVQAERRLQSEHGALIFGISPAASRATGLDEGDVIVAVNRTLVSSASQASSLLGARSGTPVRVYFERDGQISFTDLVFR, encoded by the coding sequence ATGAGGCGCCGCGTCCTCGCGATCGCAATCGCCGCCGCGGCGGTGCTCGGCACCGCGGCGCGCAGCGCACCAGCGCGGCAAGCGATCGAACAGGCCCAGGCATCGGCCGCCGCGCCGCCCGCGAAGGCCGCGCTCCCGTCGCCTTCCGGGGCCGTCCCGGCGCAGGCCGCCGTCAGCTCGAGCCGGCGAACCGCGCTGGTCGAGGCGACCGAGAGGGTCGCACCGGCGGTCGTGTCCATCCATGGCTTTTCCCGCCAGCGCGTCGCGCCGCGCACCCCGTGGGACATGTTCTTCGTGCCCGAGGGCGCCGAACGCCTCGTGGAGGACTACGGCACCGGCTTCGTGATCCGTCCGAACGGCATCGTCCTCACCAACCAGCACGTGGTCGCCAATACCGATCGCATCGTCGTCACCCTCGCCGACGGCACCGACCTGCCGGCGCGAGTACTGGGCGAGGATCCGGTCACCGACATCGGTGTGCTCAAGGTGGACCGGAACAATCTTGCCACCGCGCCGCTGGGTCGGAGCACCGACCTCATGATCGGCGAATGGGTGGTGGCGCTCGGCAATCCGTTCGCCTATTTGCTGGGGAACGCGGAGCCGACCGTGACCGTCGGCGTCGTGAGCGCTACGGGTCGCAACATCCTGCCGTCGGGCGAGCAGCCGGGGCTCTACCTCGACATGATCCAGACCGACGCCGCGATCAATCCGGGGAACTCCGGCGGCCCGCTCACCAACGCGCTGGGCGAAGTCGTCGGGGTCAACTCGTCGATTTTTTCGAGCAGCGGCGGCTCCATCGGCCTCGGCTTCGCGATTCCGATCGAGCGCGCGCTGGCCGTGGCGGACGAGATCATTCGAACGGGCAAGGTGCGGCGCGCCTGGACCGGCCTTGACGTGGACGGGCCGAGCGGAATGACCAACTGGAAGAGCGTGGGCGGCGTCACCATCGCGTCGGTAGCGCCGGGCGGACCGGCCGCGAGAGCGGGCCTCCGGCCCGGCGACGTGCTGGTCGACGTCAACGGCCGTCGGCTGCGCAACTACCTCAACTGGGAAGCGGTGAAGCTCGACCTCGCTGTGGGCGACACCGTGGCACTCACGGTGCGAAAGGGGGGCGCGACATCGTCGCGCCGGCTCATCACCGACGACCTCCCGACCGTCACCGCCGAGAAGGTCACCGTTCTGCGTGGTCTTCAGCTCGTAACCGTGACGCCCGCGGTGCAAGCCGAGCGTCGCCTGCAGAGCGAGCATGGTGCGCTCATCTTCGGCATCTCGCCCGCCGCGAGTCGGGCCACCGGGCTCGACGAGGGCGACGTGATCGTCGCGGTGAACCGCACGCTCGTTTCGAGCGCGTCCCAAGCGTCGAGCCTGCTGGGCGCGCGTTCCGGCACGCCGGTGCGGGTCTACTTCGAGCGCGACGGGCAGATCAGTTTCACCGACCTGGTGTTCCGATGA
- the purB gene encoding adenylosuccinate lyase, translating into MSDERWRSPLGTRYASPAMQTLWGEARRVALWRRLWLALAESERALGLPIPDAALAEMRAHLDDADLAAAARYERRFRHDVMAHVHAFGDQAPAARPYIHLGATSAFVTDNADLLVMREGLRLLLGRLLAVLGALEGFARRYAALPCLAYTHFQPAQLTTVGKRATLWMLDFATDVEEVAHRIETMRFRGCKGTTGTQASFLELFRGDGAKVRELDRLVTSKLGFAHTVPVTGQTYGRKQDSLVVDVLSGVAQSAAKMATDLRLLQHEGEVLEPFESEQVGSSAMAYKRNPMRAERICGLARFVTALQANAAQTASTQWLERTLDDSANRRLTLPEAFLAADAILILATNVAAGLEVREPVIAAHVAAQMPFMATERWLMLGVGAGGDRQALHEVIRRHSLPVAEAMGRGEANDLLARLAADPAFRAVPHDALRAELDPSRYVGRAPEQVAEFLDEHLAPLLARVRALAAEADTAELRV; encoded by the coding sequence ATGAGCGACGAGCGCTGGCGCTCCCCGCTCGGCACTCGCTACGCGTCGCCCGCGATGCAGACGCTCTGGGGTGAAGCGCGCCGGGTGGCTCTCTGGCGCCGGCTCTGGCTGGCGCTCGCGGAGAGCGAGCGCGCACTCGGGCTTCCCATCCCCGACGCTGCGCTCGCCGAGATGCGCGCGCACCTGGACGACGCCGACCTCGCCGCCGCCGCGCGCTACGAGCGCCGCTTCCGCCACGACGTGATGGCACATGTTCACGCATTCGGTGACCAGGCGCCGGCCGCGCGGCCGTATATCCACCTCGGTGCCACCAGCGCGTTCGTTACCGATAATGCGGACCTCCTCGTCATGCGCGAGGGGCTCCGGCTCCTGCTCGGGCGATTGCTCGCGGTGCTTGGCGCCCTGGAGGGATTCGCGCGCCGCTACGCCGCGCTGCCCTGCCTTGCCTACACCCACTTCCAGCCGGCGCAGCTCACGACCGTGGGGAAGCGCGCTACGCTCTGGATGCTGGACTTCGCGACGGATGTGGAAGAGGTGGCCCATCGAATCGAGACGATGCGCTTCCGCGGCTGCAAGGGCACGACGGGCACTCAGGCCTCCTTCCTCGAGCTGTTCCGCGGCGACGGTGCCAAGGTGCGCGAGCTGGACCGGTTGGTTACGTCGAAGCTCGGGTTCGCACACACGGTGCCGGTGACGGGGCAGACGTACGGCCGGAAGCAGGACAGCCTCGTGGTGGATGTGCTGAGCGGCGTCGCACAGTCGGCGGCCAAGATGGCCACCGATCTCCGGCTCCTGCAGCATGAGGGCGAAGTGCTGGAGCCGTTCGAGAGCGAGCAGGTCGGCTCCAGCGCCATGGCCTACAAACGGAATCCGATGCGCGCCGAGCGGATCTGCGGGCTCGCGCGGTTCGTCACCGCGCTCCAGGCGAACGCGGCGCAGACCGCGTCGACCCAGTGGCTCGAGCGCACGCTCGATGATAGCGCCAATCGGCGGCTCACGCTCCCGGAGGCCTTTCTTGCGGCCGACGCGATCCTCATCCTGGCGACGAATGTCGCGGCCGGGCTCGAGGTGCGGGAGCCGGTCATCGCCGCCCACGTCGCTGCCCAGATGCCGTTCATGGCGACAGAGCGCTGGCTCATGCTCGGCGTCGGCGCGGGCGGCGATCGCCAGGCACTCCACGAGGTGATCCGCCGGCACAGCCTTCCGGTGGCCGAGGCCATGGGCCGGGGCGAAGCGAACGACCTGCTCGCGCGCCTGGCTGCCGACCCCGCATTCCGCGCGGTGCCGCACGACGCGCTCCGCGCCGAGCTCGACCCCTCGCGCTACGTCGGCCGCGCGCCCGAGCAGGTGGCGGAGTTCCTGGACGAGCACTTGGCACCGCTCCTGGCGCGCGTCCGTGCGCTCGCCGCGGAGGCCGACACGGCGGAGCTGCGGGTATGA